The genomic interval TTATGAACCAAATACAGGTTAGAATAATGACATGCTCCCTGGTTTTATGACTGCATGCTCCGATTTTCTTTGTCCTGCTGAGTGTAAGAATTTAAAAGCATACTCTCCTTATTTATCCAGGCAAGTTGTACTCACGGCTAGTCTGTGTCGAGGGAGACCAGCTGTCTCTGCAGATCCAAGACACCCCCGGGGTAAGGACTGGCGACTTCCCGAACGACACCGACACCCGCCGGTGCTCAGAGTGAGCAAGAGGTCTCAAGTCTGTTGTGCATTTAGATGGAGCAGTGGACTGTCCCCAGCAGGGGCCCGTCAGTGGGGTGTTAGAAACACTCCAAGGGGTGCTGACTGAATAGTTAAAGGCAGCTTCCTCAGGTGTGCCACCTCGAAGAGGGGGAGAGGCGCTTAACTTCTCTTTGCAAAGGTGCTGGGGCAACGCTCCTGGGATGGATCTCACCACCTCTTTGGAGAGGGCCTTCTCTCCTAGCAAGGCCTGGGGGAGAACTTCTGTTTCTAGCTGTTTCCTCAAATCAGTAACTTCTGTCAGACACTCTTGGCACCAGGTCAGGAATGTAACTTGATTAGCAAGTTTCTAATTGCTCACCCTTCTAGGGAGGAAAGATCTTgtggaagaacagaaagaaagaatttgtttctggaacattctcaagaaggacatgctaaaaatatttttatgatatttggGAATATTTATCTTGGCTTATTTTCAAAgtcttgctttttttgtttttgtttttgagttggTTTCTAAAAATTGTGAGATTCTAATTTGAAAGTTCTTGAAGTCATTCTTCAGTCAGCCTTGGTTCACCACAGGCAAGGAGGTTAAAAACAATGCATTGGTAACAACTAGTAAAATAACCCAGGTGGGGAGCTTGCCTGAGAATTTGCTCTTTCTGCATCAAAAGCCTCCTTCTGCAGAAGCTAGGCAGAAGCTGAAACCATGTTTAGTGATTTCTTTTTCAACCATTGTTCAAGGGTTACTTTGATGTTATTTTGAGTCCTCTCCCACTGAGGGCTTCCTTGATCAGACTCTCTTTGATCTTCTCAGGTCCAAGACAACCTCATGCAGGTGGTTGACTCCCTGTCCAAATGTGTGCAGTGGGCAGAAGGCTTTCTGCTGGTCTATTCCATCACAGACTACAGCAGCTACCAGTCCATCCGCCCCCTTTATCAGCACATACGGAAGGTTCACCCTGACTCGAAGGCCCCTGTTGTCATTGTGGGCAACAAGGGGGACCTTCTGCATGCCCGGCAGGTACAGACTGATGATGGTGTTCAACTAGCCAACGAGCTGGGCAGCCTATTCCTTGAAATTTCCACCAGTGAAAACTATGAAGACGTCTGTGATGTGTTTCAGCATCTCTGCAAAGAAGTGAGCAAGCTGCATAGCCTCAgcggggagaggagaagggcctCTGTTATTCCTCGGCCACGCTCTCCCAACATGCAAGACCTGAAGAGACGCTTCAAGCAGGCTCTGTCTCCCAAAGTCAAAGCCCCCTCTGCACTGGTGTAAACCCACCTCAGACagactgctttctttttattgtgcatTTGTGCAGCTGAGAAGACTGGGGTCTCCTTTTTAATCACACAttcagagtttatttttatatgaactaTTGGTTTGCAAGTGTATATGTGTTTCTGAAAATTCAGTGATTGCCTAGAAgttgaagagttgttttttttaaataaaacttttttttaattgtaactgCTAGCCACTTTTCCATTAAAGGTAAAATGGCAACATTTTGCCTTGTTtcttaaatgtctttttataGACATCAAACTTGCACCGGCCAAGAACTGCTCCATGCTTACCATCAGTCTGAACTCTGATTGGTGTCTCTCTGTTGGGAGCGGTTTAAGTGGGGGGAATCTGTTgtgtaggaaagaaaaatatgtggaggaggaaagagatTTGAATAACTGCAGGGTGTCTTTAATTAGGGCTTTTGCCACAGGCATGAAATTGATATGTGCTTTTCACTGTGCACTGATGCTAAAAATTACAAACATGtataacattattatttattggtaGATACGGAAGTTTATTCTTCTAtccttatttaaaacaaaacaaaaaactttccagTATTTCTTATGTCAGTAGGTGCATGCTACCACCCAGGAGTTGCCTAAAaactctccttccctgtctccctcACTCTCACATTCAATAAAGTATCCGATCTGTCagttctctgtttttctctaaaGCATCACTCtgccttaattcaggccttaaccAGTGTAGACAAAGGTCCAAGCAAGAGTTTCTTGGCTTCTGGAATAACAGCTGTCTAATTCTTTCTTCACACCAGAACAACCTTACTAAAACCAACTGTAATCATTTTATCTCCATGATTGAAAAACCTCAGCTTGTTTCCCCCTTTTTAGTGGATAAATCATAAAAGAGACATGGCATCAAGATTTTCACCACCTCTCCAACCTCATCATCTCCTTCTGCCAACACAGACACACCTCCAAGCCACATGCTACCTTCAGCTTCTGAGGTGGCTTTTCTGAGTCTTCCTCTGTTTTCATTGTATTTGTGTTATAATCCAACCACGTTATCTAGCTATTTGTTACCTCCTTTGGGAGGAGCAATGTTCAAGGACAGTGACTGCATTTTGTGACTTTGTATTTCAAGCTTCTAGCTGAGTGCTTGCATATGGAGTGATAAGTTTTgagtaaatatttgatgaataaatgattgaatatattatttattggtGCCAATGGACAATCATGGGAGATTATAATGACACAAACTGTCCCTTCTGCTGAACAAGGATGGAAGACATTTTGAGtagttaaaacttttttttttttttttttttttttttcatttttctgaagctggaaacagggagagacagtcagacagactcccgcatgcgcccgaccgggataca from Saccopteryx leptura isolate mSacLep1 chromosome 2, mSacLep1_pri_phased_curated, whole genome shotgun sequence carries:
- the RASL11A gene encoding ras-like protein family member 11A; protein product: MRSPNMSGHFLLAPIPESSPDYLLPRDIKLAVLGAGRVGKSAMIVRFLTKRFIGDYEPNTGKLYSRLVCVEGDQLSLQIQDTPGVQDNLMQVVDSLSKCVQWAEGFLLVYSITDYSSYQSIRPLYQHIRKVHPDSKAPVVIVGNKGDLLHARQVQTDDGVQLANELGSLFLEISTSENYEDVCDVFQHLCKEVSKLHSLSGERRRASVIPRPRSPNMQDLKRRFKQALSPKVKAPSALV